The region CGGATGTTGCCGGGCCAGTCATACTCCAGCAGGGTATCCAGAACTTGAGGGTGAATGCCTTTGATCTCGGTGTTTAGCTGACCGTTAAACTGTCTTATGAATCCTTCCGACAGGCGGGGAATATCTTCTGGTCGTTCCTTCAGAGAGGGAATGCGGATCGGAAAAACGTTCAGTCTGTAGAATAGGTCGCGACGAAATTTCCCCTCTTCGCAGAGTTGGCCCATATCTTCATTGGTTGCGGCTATGATGCGGACATCAATGGGCAGGTCGTTTTCCCCCCCGACACGCTGGATAATACGTTCCTGAATTACATTCAGCAGTTTGACCTGTACGGACTGGCTGACGGTGCCGATTTCATCAAGAAAAATAGTCCCGCCGTGGGCCAGTTCAAATTTGCCAAGCTTACGGCGGATGGCTCCGGTGAATGCTCCTTTTTCGTGTCCGAACAGTTCACTTTCTACAAGGGAGTCGGGTATGGCTCCGCAGTGAATGCTGATGAAAGGCATATCCTTGCGGTTGCTGTGGGCGTGAACGAGTTTGGCTATAAGGCTTTTTCCGGTTCCTGTTTCCCCGGTAAGAAGTACTGTCGTTCGCGTACCTGCCACTTGACGAATTTTCGCGAACACATCCTTCATGGATTTACTGCGGGTGTCGACATATTTGAGTGAATCTTCGTTCCAGAATTGTCCCCTCAGATAGTCAAGCTCTGATTGGAGCACATCGGATTCACGAATTTTTTCCATGATTAATCCGAGCTCTTCCTTACCAATGGGATGTGTAAGGTAATCAAAAGCCCCTGCCTTGACGGCATCTACGGCTAATTTGGTCTGATCCTCACCAGCCATCACCACAATTGCTGCCGCAGGGTAATGCCTACACAGCTCCGTAAGGGCTCCGGTCATGTTCTTGTCTTTCTCGAGCAGGGATTCCACATCCACAAAAAGCGTCTCAACCCCGCGGGAATCTCCCGGAATTGAATATTCGGTGGATGTCTCTGTCAGAACTTCTCCGATCTGGTCAACCAGAGCGCCTATTCTATCGGATTTGTTCACATCACGGGTTATCACGAGCATCTTTCTCATAGCCTTAAACTCCTTACACAATATTTAAGGCTATGATGTGTTTAACACAATCAGAAAGTTGACTCGATTTTCCGGCAAAGAGAGATATCGCTATACATCAGTATTAATGGGCAGTGTCATGGTTATCGTGGTTCCTGCCCCCTCTTCGGAATCAATTACAATACTGCCTTTGTGGATGTTAACAATTACATTGTAAGCTATAGCCAGTCCCTGCCCGGTTCCTTTGCCTATCTCTTTGGTTGTAAAAAAGGGATCGAAGGCTTTTTTTATGACCTCTGGAGACATACCGCTGCCGGTATCCGTGACTAAAATGATAGCTGAATCATCATTCTGACTGGTTTTTATGCTGATCAGACCTTTTTCTTCCGTCACTCCGTCCAGTTTTTGTTGAATAGCGTGAGCACTATTTACAATGAGGTTGAGAAAGACCTGCCCCAGTTCTCCTTTCAGGCAATGTAGCGGCGGTATATTCTCATCGAAGTCGGTATCTACATCCGCAACGTACTTCCATTCGTTGGTGGAGACTGTAACCGCATCCTTTATGATTACATTAAGGTCGTGATAACTTTTTTGCCTTTCGCCGGGGTGAGATAACTGTTTCACTGATCGAACTATCTCCGCGATTCTATGCAGTCCTTCCAATGATTCTTTTATTGCGTTCGGTATGTCTTCTTCCAGATACTCCAATTCCTCTTCATTTATCAATTCACTGTCGAGCTCTTCTAGTTGCTTAGCGGTGGCACCTTGCGCGGTCATTTTGCGCCACGGGGTTATCTTTTTCAGATTTTTTACCAATTCAATAAAGCCGTCTTCAAGGAATTTCACATTTGTGGTCACGTATTGGGTGGGAGTATTGATTTCATGCGCTATCCCCGCGGCCAGTTCCCCTATTGATTCAAGTTTCTGAGCCTGACGAAGCTGTGCTTCGATAACCAACTGCTGAGTAATATCTCTTGCGATGGACACATAGTTAACAATATTCCCGGCTTCATCGCGTATCGGGGTAATTGTTGTTTCCTGCGTATATCTTTTGCCGTCACTGTCCAGATTGACCAGCCGTCCTTTCCAGACCTCTCCGCTCTCGATTGTCGACCACAGCTTCACGTAAACGGAGTTGTCGTGTTCTTCGCTGCTGATGATACCGGGTTTTTTCCCGATTATTTCACGGCTAGGGTAGCCGCTGATTTTTTCAAAGGCTGGATTTACATAAGTAATGATCCCGGACGTATCGGTAATCATAATCGCTTCTGCGGTCTGATCCATTATTGCGGAAGCCTTTTTATGCTCAAGCTCGGCGTCTTTTATCGGAGTAATATCAGTCATGGTTATAACATACTCAGGCTTTTCTCCTTCTATTTCTTCCACTTTCACTATTTGCCCCAGCACCCAGCGAGTTCCTCTGTCCTTCCAGTGTATCTGGAATTCCAGGCTGTCGGTTGTTATATGGTCGGCTTGAAACCAGTGTTGAAAAACAAGGGATTTGTCATCTTCTTCCAGCGAATGGGTCCAGCTGTCTCCCCTCATCTTTTCAAATGTTGAATCACAGAGCTGGACAGCGCGGCTGTTTGCGTACTGGGAATTACCGGCAAAGTCGGTGATGATGATTCCCACGGGGGCTGCTTTTGCAATACTTTTAAAACGCCGTTCGCTTTCGGCCAGTTCCTTTTCTATTTTTTTACTTAGCGAAATATCCTCAAATGTAGCGACTACACTATAAGGCGGTTCATCATGAAGGGTCGGGTTGTATACTGCCCTTATGAATGTTTTTTTTTGGCCTGTAACGGATGTGTATTCTCCTTCATAAACAGCGCGTTCGCCGCTTATCGCCTGTTCAATGGCTTCGCGCATGTCAGCATCGATAATGTCGTTTTTGTTGAATCCTATCAGTTTTTCATGGGTTGTCCCCAGAATCAAAACCATGTTTTTATTACAGTCATTCACTTCGCCTCTTCGGTTGAGACATAGAATTCCAACCGGTGCGTTCTCAAAAATGCTTTTGTACCATTTCCTGCTCTCCTCAAGTTTTTTAATAAGGCCCTGATGTTCTTTTTCTATCTGCTCTACGGATTTCAAAAGCGGGCTGCTGAATCTATGAAAGATAAACAGGCCCAGCATGATTATGCCCAGACTGACCGTGAAGACAACGGCATTAGTTCTCATGAAGGGCTTTTTCACCTCATATATATCTTTCTTAATGACCATCCCCAGCGAAATTTTCCCCACACTCACAGGAGCATAAGCGGTCATAATTACTTTGCCCTGTGAATCCGTTCCTACAACTATAGCCGGGTCCTTTTTGTCGGCTTTATACATCTTTTCCAGAAATCCGAAGCCGGAATCTTTTCCATCCGAACCGGAAGGTACGGAAACTTCTTTTCCGTCTATTACCAGATATTTAAGCTTGCCAGACACATTGACCCCGAACACAAACTCACGATTTTTTCTCTTGCTTTCAAGTTTGGCCTGGCTTTTTCCGATCATTTTTATGGCATCATTCATATCGTTGGTGATATTCTGATGCTTTCCCATGTCGGAATAGTGGTTCAGAATTGTGCCTGCAAGAATAGCCTGACTCTGAACCAGATCATACAGGTCTCGTTTTTGTTCGTTCAGGGCTGTTTTGTATAAAAGGTTCGAGGTTGTGTAGGATACAGTGGCTGCGGTCAAAACCATTAATACGGCAAGGATCATCAGTCTTTTATTTCGATCTGGCATGGAATACTTCCTAGTATATGTTTTTTCCACAAACCGTTGATTTTAAGGTGTATGGATCGTATGTTAAAAATTAATCTAGCACTATACATGCTTTTTATGAAGGGTCTCAATGAGTTTGTTGTGTTTGGATGAGCTTCGGAAAACTTTTATTTAAAATCATGAGATCAATTAAATGTCGAAAAGCAGAAAGCGAATCAGGGTTATTTTTGTAGATGATGAAGCCAATGTCCTTGCCTCAATAAAGCGCATTCTCCGGTCTAAGCGAAATGAGTGGGAAATGGCTTTCGTGGGTTCTGGCAAAGAGGCTCTCGCCTTGTTCGAGGAAGAGCCTTTCGATGTGATCGTTTCCGATATTCTAATGCCTAATATGGACGGCGCCGAGCTTCTGGACAGGGTTAAGAAGGATTACCACAAAACTATAAGAATAGCGCTGTCCGGGCAGGTCGGGCTTAGCGAAGTTGTGCGCAGTATCCGTTCTGTTCATCAATATCTGTCCAAGCCTTGTGAATCCTCAGCGCTTGTCGATAAAATTGAGGGGGCCCTGAAGTCGCGCGATATACTTGGCGACGCGGTAATGCAGGAATTGGTAACGGAAATTGAATCGTTGCCGGTACTCCCGAATGTTTTTAAATCCATAGAGGACGAGCTTGCTTTACCGGAGCCTTCAATAAAGAAAATTGCCGAATTGATATCTATGGATGTCGGATTGGTGGCAAAAATAATAAAACTTATCAATTCTCCTTACTTCGGGTTACCCCAGCATGTGGAGTCCATTTTTCAGGCCATTACGCTGCTCGGTCTTGATACAATCAATGCTCTCATCGTCGGAACACATCTTTTTTCCATGTACGACTTTGATTCTCTTTCTGATTTTTCACTGACCATGCTCTGGGAGCATAGTTTCAGGGTCTCAAATATTGCACGGATGATTGCCGAATATGAAGGATTGACGAGAGATGAAGTTGTCCGTGCCCGTATGGCCGGACTGCTGCACGATGTAGGTAAACTGGTTTTGGCTAATTCATTTCCTAAGAGATATAATGGTGTTATCGAGCTGGTAACCAGAGAGGACATCTCTGTCTATAAAGCCGAAATGGAAGTTTTCGGTACAACTCATGCGCAGGTGGGAGCATACCTGATGGGTTTATGGGGAATGAGCGGTGATGTTGTTTATGGCATAGGCTATCATCATACATATGCCAAAAAGGATATGAGCACTCCCATGATTGTCTCGGTGGCGAATATGATTGATCATCAATGTATAATAATTCATGAAAACTACCGCAGGGTTATGGTAAGTAAGGATATTCTGAGCGAAGGCGGTGTGGAAAAGCTGGAAGAGTGGGTTGCTCACATCGCGGATAACTGGAGCGGTATAACTGAATTTAATGTCCTCGATAAGGGGCTGATCAACCTTTTAAGGCAATAGGTGGTGTGGATGAAACATCGAATTCTTTTGGTTGATGATGAGCCTAATATATTGTCTTCATTGAAGAGACAGCTTCGAGGAAGCTATGAAGTCCATACCGCTGAAGATCCTGAAAAAGCCCTTGCGGGACTCGATAGGAAGCACCCTTTCGCTGTGGTTATTTCCGATTACCGGATGCCGCAGATGTCCGGTATAGATTTTTTGAAAGAAGTAAAATTAAAAAGTCCTGAAACAACCCGTATGATTCTCACCGGATATGCCGATCTGGACAATGCCATAGGAGCCGTTAACGACGGGCATGTCTTCAGATTCCTGACCAAACCGTGTGAAAAAGAGACACTACTTAAAAATATCAAGGAAGCCGCGGAACAGTACGACCTTATTACAGGCAAAAGAATTTTACTGGAAAAGACTCTTAAAGGCAGTGTAGAACTGCTGACCGAGATAACCTCGCTAGTGAATCCCGAGGCCGCGGAAAGGGTCAGCAGGATCAGGAGATATGTAAGGTATCTGGCGCAGAAGAAAGGTATTAAATCTCTCTGGAGATATGATATCGCGGCGATGCTTTCACAGCTTGGGCTGCTTATACTCCCGCCCGGAACCATGGACATGTTTCTGGCTGGAAAGACGTTGTCCGACGAGCAGGAGCAGATTTTTGAAATGCATCCTGTTGTGGCCCAGGATCTGGTCGCGAAACTGCCCAGAATGGAGAGCATTGCCGAAATGATCTCTTATCAGTTGAAGGGCTTTGACGGTTCAGGAACTCCCCGGGACGGTGTTGAAGGCGAGGATATCCCGGTCGGAGGAAGAATACTTCGCATCGCCCTTGATTACGATCTTTTTCTGCAGCAGTATGAAAATTCACGTCTGGCTTTTGCCAAGCTTGAAGAGCAATCTCAGGAATATGACCCCGAGCTGCTTTATTATATTGAAGGAATGCTTGGCGTTGAGGCCCGCTATGAAGTTGAGTCGCTTACTATAAAGGAACTTAAGCCGGGAATGATTCTTTACGAAGACATTTTGTCCGATAAGGGCGCTATGCTCCTTAGAAAGAGTCTTGAGCTGGACAAAGGAAAGATAGACCGCATCAATATGTTTGCCCATAAAGTAGGGGTGACCGAACCTGTCAGCGTACTTGTCCCGGGGTAGATATGAATTTTAATGTTGGGTATATACAGGGTAAAAGTTTCAATGGCTGATTATGAATTATATCTGAAGAAACTGGCTGCAGGTGAAGTTCCGGAGAATCCCTTTCTTGATTTCATGGGAATAAGGGTAGAGGAAGTTAAGGACGGTTTTGCGCGGTTAAGTATGGAAATACGGCCCGAATTCCTGCAGGGGGCAGGGAATATTCAGGGAGGATTGTCCATAGCTCTTTCCAGCGAGGCTGCGGCCCATGCGGTTATGACTACCCTCGCTCCCGGTGAAGATATGGTCACCGTCGAGCTTAAGAATAATTTTCTCGCTCCGGCTTCCAAAGGGATGCTTACCGCGGAGTCAACTGTCTTCAAGCGTGGGCGTACATTGATTATCGTGGACAGCGTAGTTCGTGATGATCAGGGCAGGATGGTTTCGCGCAGCAGTGCTACTTTGATGGTACTTAAATGAAATTAAAGACGTACCGCTGATCCTGTCCGAATTATTTTTTTGTGAAAATTTTTTTGCTGCATTGACAGTTGCACCGGCTTTGTTACTGTCTGTTTAATATCGAACCTTAAAGTCGGGAGCTCATATGGATAATGCCACTCAACAAATCGCGGAAGTAAACCACGCCACCCTGTTCGATTGGTTTGAAAAGATCAAAGAATTTGGGTTGAATGTCTGGCAGAACGGAATACCGCAGGATAATCTGATCAATCTCGGGCAGGCCGTTGCTGTCCTTTTATTTTTTCTCCTTTTGCGGCGGTTTCTTACTAAATTTACCATGAACCGGTTGCAGAATATTTTTGATAAGCATGATACACAGGCCGGGGGCAGTGTTCTTAGAGCTCTTGCGGAGCCTATCCGTTTTATCCCGGTGGTTCTCGGTCTTTTTTTTGCGAATCAGTGTCTGGAGTTGCAGCCTTCCATAGCGATATTTGCAGATAGCATAATTAGGGCGTTAATCCTGTTCGTGATTTTCTGGTCTGCTTTTAATATTGTTTCCGTTTCCACCAAAATTTTCCGCAAACTTGAGAAAGTACTGACCCCATCCCTAGTGGACTGGCTGATCAAACTGGTCAAGTTCCTGATAGTTCTTATGGGTGTGGCCAGCATCCTTGAGATTTTCGGGATAGATATCGGTCCGATACTTACTGGGCTTGGTCTTTTCAGTGTGGCTGTTGCCCTCGGTGCCAAGGATCTTTTTCAGAATATCATTGCCGGTATTTCAATTATCGCTGAAAGCCGTTTTGATGTGGGAGACTGGGTTACTGTTGACGGTAAAGTGGATGGGACAGTTGAATTCATAGGATTCCGTTCCACGCGCATCCGCAGGTTTGATAAAGCCCCTGTTTATGTACCGAACTCCGCTCTTTCCGATAATTGCCTGATCAATTTTTCCAAGATGACCCATAGGCGGATTCTCTGGACGATAGGTGTGGAATACCGCACATCAACAGAACAGTTGAAACTCATTCAGGAACGGGTCATGGAATACATTCTGGGCAATGATGATTATGCTAAGCCGCCTGAAGTTTCCTGCTTTATGCGCGTGGTGCAGTTCGGAGATTCATCGATAGATTTTCAACTTTATGCCTTTACCAAGACCACCAACTGGATGGACTGGCTGAAGATAAGGGAAGATCTGGCTTATCGTATTAAAGAGATTGTTGAAGTTGAGGCCGGAACCGCATTCGCATTCCCTTCACAATCTATTTATGTTGAAGCTGTACCCGGTGTTGCTGCTGAAAATTTTGTCCCTCCTAAAGGTGATTAAGCATGCATTTCAGCTGCAACTAGTCTGTTGTAATATCAAACGCCCCGTAGAATTTTGCTGCGGGGCGTTTTTTTTCTGTTTATGTGGTTGTCAGTTGCGGTCCTGTTTGTGTAAAAGACGCCTATGACACCCGCAATTAATATAGCTAAAAAAAAGAAGATCTGTTTCAAAGTTCATGAATATGAGCATGACCCGGCAGCAGAAGCTTATGGCAAGGAAGCTGCGGAGAAGCTTGGTGTTGACCCGGAAAGGGTTTTCAAAACGCTGGTTGCCGGTAGCGGACGCGATCTGTTTGTCGCCGTAGTTCCGGTGATGAAAATGCTTGATCTTAAAGCGCTGGCCAAATCCGTAAAGGTTAAAAAAATAGCCATGGCTGACGTGAAGCTGGTGGAACGCACCACCGGATACGTGGTCGGCGGGGTAAGTCCTTTGGGACAGAAGAAGCTGCTGCCCACGGTGATTGATGATTCTGCGAAAGCTTTTGAAACTATTTATGTCAGCGGTGGTAAACGTGGTTTGGATATTGAATTGAACCCGCAGGATCTGGCGGATGTACTGCGCGGCAGCTTTGCCGGGATAGCACGTTAGTTCCTTTTTCTCGTTTCAACGACTTTAAGCAGACCCGCGCGATTAATTTCGAGCGGGTCTTTTTTTTGTTTGTTTTATAAGAAGCTTGACAATCAAACTAAACCAAAGATAGATGTTTTGAAACACGATTAGTTTGAAACACAAAATATATGAGGTTCAAAATGGATTTTGATTCAATATTTATAGTAGCCATACAATCCAGTCTTTTTCTGGGACTTATTCATGGGATCAATCCCTGCGGTCATTCATGGCTGGTTCTGGCGCCGTTTGTGTATGGCGAGAAGAATGGCAGAAAGGTTTTTTCGCTGACAGCGGCATTTGTTTCCGGTACCGCTCTGGCCTGTCTGATTATCGGCCTGACTCTGGGGTCCATCTCGCTGAGCATACCGGAATCGCTGACTCATGTCGTGGATATGGTTACAATTGCTATTCTTGTTTTGCTGGGCGGGATATTGCTTCTTAAACCGGAACTTTTGCATAGTCACGACCACGATCATGAGCACCATCCCCATCACGAGCACGAGCACGAGCACGAGCACGGCCACGACCATGAACATCACCACGACCACAGGCATAGTTGTTCATGTTCTCATAATTCAAAGAAATCGTTGCGCAGCATTACCTCGTGGGGGCTGTTTTCGATAGGGTTTGTGAACATGATTGTTCCTTGCCCCACGGTTGCTATCATGTATAAGTACGCACTTGATTCCGGCAGTATCATAAAAGGAACGGCGGTCTTCGCCAGTTACGCTGTGGGTACGGCTATTGTCCTTGCTGCTGTGATTTATGCTATTTACCGGGCGGCATCATTTGTTCGTACTCTGGAGCAGGGCTGGGTGGAACCGCTGGTCATGCGTACTGCGGGAGTCATGACTATCTGTTTTGCGATCTATAGCTATACAAACATATAAAAGACGAGGCTGATGTGCTCGACAAGCTTAACCATGCTGTTATCGAATTTTATGAGAAGCTCTCATCATGGGAACATGATGTTGTTCGGGAAAAGGGGCTGACTCTGCCCCAGATGCATACCCTTGAAGTGCTTGGTATCCATAAAGCTATGCGCATGAAGGAACTGGCCCAGCACATGGGCATTACTACCGGTACATTGACTGTGCTGGTGGATCGGCTGGAGGACAAAGATTTCGTCTTCCGCAAGCCCCATCAGACAGACCGCCGTTCTATTCTTGTTGAATTGACGGAAGAAGGGCAGAAAATGTTCATGGAACACGACAGACTGCATCTGCGGCTTACGGAAGAACTGACTTCAGAGTTTTCAGAAGAGGAAAAAGCTATTTTGCTCGGCTGTATAGATAAAATGAATGCCACTTTTTGATCATTGCTTTTTGTTTATCTTTACGAACATTTTATGAACATATGTGGAAAAGGTTTGTTCGTATGCTCATAATCAAAAACAAGCTGTTCTTGCAAAAGATCAAAAAAATATTTCGTTTTGAAAATTATGCCCGGTAATTTTTTTGCTACAGATTCAGATAATTTTATCTCTAAATCAGCATGTTAAATGGTTTTGAACATGCTGTGAACAATTGTGGAAAACTCGTGTTCCATAAGTTTTAAGGCAAGCCGGACAAGGGCTGACGGGTGATCCATTAAGAAAAAGTCTAGAGAGCCTTGACGATTGTTTCGAGTCTGGTAGACTGTTTTTGTCGTTATCACTTCAGGAGTTCATTTCCGCTTTCTGAGCATTATCGAAATGAATCTTACGGGAACCCGGTTTGAATCCGGGGCGGTTCTGCCGCTGTCAGGGAAGCCTTATGGGTGTACCCCGAGCCAGCACCCCGGCCTGAAGCATACCTGTCCATCGCGGCAGGTTGGTTCAAACTGACCGGAAGATTATTGCTTTTGATGATTCTCCGGTTTCAAAGTCCTGCGGGATGCGCCTACCGGGCCTCCTGCTCCTAAATGCCACACCACCATAAGACACGGTCCATCCGTGGGCTTGCAATCTGGGGAGGTTGCAGACTTTTCTGCGCTCTTTTTTCGGCGCAGGCGGTGATGTGTGCGGACAAAATTTTTATCAGGTAATTAAATGCCCAAACAAATTCTCAAACGTGACGGATGTCTCGAGTCCTGGTCTACAGAACGTATTTCTGAAGCTATTTTTAAAGCTCTCAAAGCCAGCGGAATTAAAGATCCCCTGCTGAGTAAACGTCTCGGCCGCAAGGTTGAGCAGAAACTGGCTGACGTTGATGTCCCTGAACAGGAAATGGTTCAGGATATGGTTCAGCTGGTACTCATGGAAAATCGTCTCTATTCTGTTGCCGAACGCTACATCATTTACCGTGAAAAGCGTCGCGAGCTGCGCCGTCAGGATGAAACATACCTCGATATCGCCGGTACCATTGAAAGTTATCTCGACCGGTCCGACTGGCGGGTGAACGAAAACTCCAACATGGGGCACTCCTTTCAGGGACTGATGCTGCACATGTCAGGAGCTGTTCAGGCCCGTTACTGCCTGGAAAAATATCCTGAAGAAATCAGGCTGGCCCACGAGCACGGCTATTTTCATATTCATGACCTTTCCTTCGGCCTTGCAGGATACTGCGCCGGCTGGTCACTGCGTGACCTGCTGCTGGACGGTTTCGGCCTCAAGGGCCGTTGTTCTTCCGGTCCTGCCAAGCATTTTGATTCCGTAACCGGTCAGATGGTTAACTTCCTCGGCACCCTGCAGAATGAATGGGCTGGTGCTCAGGCATTTAACAACGTCGATACCTATCTTGCGCCTTTCGTCCGTTATGACGGTCTGGATTACGATCGCGTAAAACAGATCGTGCAGAAGCTGATTTTCAACCTGAATACCACCTCCCGCTGGGGCGGTCAGAGTCCGTTTACCAACTTCACTTTTGATCTGGTTCCGCCCAAGCATATCGCCAGCGAACCGGTAATCATCGGCGGTGAATTTCAGGATTCTACATACGGTGAATATGAAGCAGAAATGGAAATGATCAACCGTGCCTTCGTCGAAATCATGCTTGAAGGTGATTCTGACGGCCGTATCTTCTCCTTTCCTATTCCTACATACAACGTCACCCCGGACTTTCCGTGGGAAAGCGAAGTGGGTGAACTTCTGCTGCAGATGACCGCCAAGTACGGCGCTCCTTACTTCCAGAACTTCATCAACTCCGACCTCAATCCTGAAGACGTGCGTTCCATGTGCTGCCGTCTCCAGATGGACCTGCGTGAGATTCGCAAGAAGACCGGCGGTCTTTTCGGAGCAGGTGACCTGACCGGTTCCATCGGTGTTGTTACCCTGAATCTGCCCAAGCTTGCATATCTCGCACAGGGTGAGGAAGATTTTCTTGATCTGATCTCCGAATATGCGACTCTGGCCAAGGATTCTCTGGAGTACAAACGTAAGCTTGTTTCCGCCAACTTTGAGAACGGCATGTTCCCGTTCTCTCAGCGTTACCTGAAGAACGGTTTCAAGGGACATTTCTCAACCATCGGTCTGATTGGTGGTAACGAAGCCTGCCACAATCTGCTTGGTAAAGGCATCGATACCCCTTCAGGATCACGCCTGATGCAGAGAGTTCTGCACCACCTGCGCGACCTGACCGTTGAG is a window of Maridesulfovibrio sp. DNA encoding:
- a CDS encoding PAS domain S-box protein — protein: MPDRNKRLMILAVLMVLTAATVSYTTSNLLYKTALNEQKRDLYDLVQSQAILAGTILNHYSDMGKHQNITNDMNDAIKMIGKSQAKLESKRKNREFVFGVNVSGKLKYLVIDGKEVSVPSGSDGKDSGFGFLEKMYKADKKDPAIVVGTDSQGKVIMTAYAPVSVGKISLGMVIKKDIYEVKKPFMRTNAVVFTVSLGIIMLGLFIFHRFSSPLLKSVEQIEKEHQGLIKKLEESRKWYKSIFENAPVGILCLNRRGEVNDCNKNMVLILGTTHEKLIGFNKNDIIDADMREAIEQAISGERAVYEGEYTSVTGQKKTFIRAVYNPTLHDEPPYSVVATFEDISLSKKIEKELAESERRFKSIAKAAPVGIIITDFAGNSQYANSRAVQLCDSTFEKMRGDSWTHSLEEDDKSLVFQHWFQADHITTDSLEFQIHWKDRGTRWVLGQIVKVEEIEGEKPEYVITMTDITPIKDAELEHKKASAIMDQTAEAIMITDTSGIITYVNPAFEKISGYPSREIIGKKPGIISSEEHDNSVYVKLWSTIESGEVWKGRLVNLDSDGKRYTQETTITPIRDEAGNIVNYVSIARDITQQLVIEAQLRQAQKLESIGELAAGIAHEINTPTQYVTTNVKFLEDGFIELVKNLKKITPWRKMTAQGATAKQLEELDSELINEEELEYLEEDIPNAIKESLEGLHRIAEIVRSVKQLSHPGERQKSYHDLNVIIKDAVTVSTNEWKYVADVDTDFDENIPPLHCLKGELGQVFLNLIVNSAHAIQQKLDGVTEEKGLISIKTSQNDDSAIILVTDTGSGMSPEVIKKAFDPFFTTKEIGKGTGQGLAIAYNVIVNIHKGSIVIDSEEGAGTTITMTLPINTDV
- a CDS encoding response regulator; this translates as MSKSRKRIRVIFVDDEANVLASIKRILRSKRNEWEMAFVGSGKEALALFEEEPFDVIVSDILMPNMDGAELLDRVKKDYHKTIRIALSGQVGLSEVVRSIRSVHQYLSKPCESSALVDKIEGALKSRDILGDAVMQELVTEIESLPVLPNVFKSIEDELALPEPSIKKIAELISMDVGLVAKIIKLINSPYFGLPQHVESIFQAITLLGLDTINALIVGTHLFSMYDFDSLSDFSLTMLWEHSFRVSNIARMIAEYEGLTRDEVVRARMAGLLHDVGKLVLANSFPKRYNGVIELVTREDISVYKAEMEVFGTTHAQVGAYLMGLWGMSGDVVYGIGYHHTYAKKDMSTPMIVSVANMIDHQCIIIHENYRRVMVSKDILSEGGVEKLEEWVAHIADNWSGITEFNVLDKGLINLLRQ
- a CDS encoding HD domain-containing phosphohydrolase, with amino-acid sequence MKHRILLVDDEPNILSSLKRQLRGSYEVHTAEDPEKALAGLDRKHPFAVVISDYRMPQMSGIDFLKEVKLKSPETTRMILTGYADLDNAIGAVNDGHVFRFLTKPCEKETLLKNIKEAAEQYDLITGKRILLEKTLKGSVELLTEITSLVNPEAAERVSRIRRYVRYLAQKKGIKSLWRYDIAAMLSQLGLLILPPGTMDMFLAGKTLSDEQEQIFEMHPVVAQDLVAKLPRMESIAEMISYQLKGFDGSGTPRDGVEGEDIPVGGRILRIALDYDLFLQQYENSRLAFAKLEEQSQEYDPELLYYIEGMLGVEARYEVESLTIKELKPGMILYEDILSDKGAMLLRKSLELDKGKIDRINMFAHKVGVTEPVSVLVPG
- a CDS encoding mechanosensitive ion channel family protein; this translates as MDNATQQIAEVNHATLFDWFEKIKEFGLNVWQNGIPQDNLINLGQAVAVLLFFLLLRRFLTKFTMNRLQNIFDKHDTQAGGSVLRALAEPIRFIPVVLGLFFANQCLELQPSIAIFADSIIRALILFVIFWSAFNIVSVSTKIFRKLEKVLTPSLVDWLIKLVKFLIVLMGVASILEIFGIDIGPILTGLGLFSVAVALGAKDLFQNIIAGISIIAESRFDVGDWVTVDGKVDGTVEFIGFRSTRIRRFDKAPVYVPNSALSDNCLINFSKMTHRRILWTIGVEYRTSTEQLKLIQERVMEYILGNDDYAKPPEVSCFMRVVQFGDSSIDFQLYAFTKTTNWMDWLKIREDLAYRIKEIVEVEAGTAFAFPSQSIYVEAVPGVAAENFVPPKGD
- a CDS encoding sigma-54 dependent transcriptional regulator; the encoded protein is MRKMLVITRDVNKSDRIGALVDQIGEVLTETSTEYSIPGDSRGVETLFVDVESLLEKDKNMTGALTELCRHYPAAAIVVMAGEDQTKLAVDAVKAGAFDYLTHPIGKEELGLIMEKIRESDVLQSELDYLRGQFWNEDSLKYVDTRSKSMKDVFAKIRQVAGTRTTVLLTGETGTGKSLIAKLVHAHSNRKDMPFISIHCGAIPDSLVESELFGHEKGAFTGAIRRKLGKFELAHGGTIFLDEIGTVSQSVQVKLLNVIQERIIQRVGGENDLPIDVRIIAATNEDMGQLCEEGKFRRDLFYRLNVFPIRIPSLKERPEDIPRLSEGFIRQFNGQLNTEIKGIHPQVLDTLLEYDWPGNIRELENVIERACILETGNILQPDSFPPDLLDTQGEVVTSPVKTNLPLKEARQITVDKFEKQYLSSLLEQCNGVIKAAAEKADITTRQLNKLMNRHGLKRSDFKKKK
- a CDS encoding sulfite exporter TauE/SafE family protein, which gives rise to MDFDSIFIVAIQSSLFLGLIHGINPCGHSWLVLAPFVYGEKNGRKVFSLTAAFVSGTALACLIIGLTLGSISLSIPESLTHVVDMVTIAILVLLGGILLLKPELLHSHDHDHEHHPHHEHEHEHEHGHDHEHHHDHRHSCSCSHNSKKSLRSITSWGLFSIGFVNMIVPCPTVAIMYKYALDSGSIIKGTAVFASYAVGTAIVLAAVIYAIYRAASFVRTLEQGWVEPLVMRTAGVMTICFAIYSYTNI
- a CDS encoding PaaI family thioesterase gives rise to the protein MADYELYLKKLAAGEVPENPFLDFMGIRVEEVKDGFARLSMEIRPEFLQGAGNIQGGLSIALSSEAAAHAVMTTLAPGEDMVTVELKNNFLAPASKGMLTAESTVFKRGRTLIIVDSVVRDDQGRMVSRSSATLMVLK
- a CDS encoding MarR family transcriptional regulator; translation: MLDKLNHAVIEFYEKLSSWEHDVVREKGLTLPQMHTLEVLGIHKAMRMKELAQHMGITTGTLTVLVDRLEDKDFVFRKPHQTDRRSILVELTEEGQKMFMEHDRLHLRLTEELTSEFSEEEKAILLGCIDKMNATF
- the ybaK gene encoding Cys-tRNA(Pro) deacylase, translating into MTPAINIAKKKKICFKVHEYEHDPAAEAYGKEAAEKLGVDPERVFKTLVAGSGRDLFVAVVPVMKMLDLKALAKSVKVKKIAMADVKLVERTTGYVVGGVSPLGQKKLLPTVIDDSAKAFETIYVSGGKRGLDIELNPQDLADVLRGSFAGIAR